Below is a window of Nocardia asteroides DNA.
CGAGTACATGACCGGTGGCCGCGTGGTCATCCTCGGTGGCACCGGCCGCAACCTCGGCGCCGGTATGTCCGGTGGTGTCGCGTTCGTCTACGACCCGGAGGGCACGCTGCCCGCGCGCGTGAGCCCGGATCAGGCGGAGGCGATCGAGCAGCTCTCGGGTGACGACTTCACCTGGCTGCGCGACATCATCACCACCCACCGCGACGAAACGGGTTCGGCTGTGGCCGAACGCATCCTGAGCGACTGGTCCCAGCAGGTGAACCACTTCGTGAAGGTCATGCCCCGCGAATACAAGAAGGTTTTGCTCGCCATCTCCGAAGCTGAGAAGAGCGGCAAGGACGTGGACGAAGCGATCATGGAGGCCGCTCGTGGCTGATCCTCAGGGATTTTTGAAGCACACCTCTCGGGAACTCCCGACCCGCCGACCGGTCGAGCTGCGACTGCTCGACTGGAAAGAGGTCTACGAGGACAAGTTCTCGCACGACACCCTGCAGAAGCAGGCCAGCCGCTGCATGGACTGCGGTATCCCCTTCTGTCACAACGGCTGTCCGCTGGGGAACCTGATCCCCGAGTGGAACGACCTGGTGTACAAGGGTGCCTGGCGCGAGGGCATCGACCGCCTGCACGCCACCAACAACTTCCCGGAGTTCACCGGCCGCCTGTGCCCGGCTCCGTGTGAGGCGTCCTGCGTGCTCGGCATCAACCAGCAGCCGGTCACCATCAAGCAGGTCGAGGTCGAGCTCATCGAGAACGCCTTCGACGAGGGCTGGGTCACCCCGGTGTACCCGACCCGCCTCACCGGCAAGAAGGTCGCCGTCGTGGGCTCCGGCCCGGCCGGTCTGGCCGCCGCCCAGCAGCTGACCCGGGCCGGTCACACCGTGACCGTGTTCGAGCGCGACGACCGCATCGGCGGCCTGATGCGCTACGGCATCCCGGAATTCAAGATGGAGAAGTCGGTCATCGACCGTCGCCTCGCGCAGATGGAGGCCGAGGGCACCATCTTCAAGACGGGCGTCAACGTGGGTGTCGACATCACCGCCGAGCAACTGCGCGAGCGTTTCGACGCGGTCGTGCTGGCCGGTGGCGCCACCATCGCCCGTGACCTGCCGATCCCGGGCCGCGAGCTCGACGGCATCCACCAGGCGATGGAGTTCCTGCCGCTGGCCAACCGCGTGCAGCTCGGCGACGACATCACCGACGAGAACGGCCTGCCGCCCATCCACGCGAAGGGCAAGAAGGTCGTCATCATCGGTGGTGGCGACACCGGCGCCGACTGCCTGGGCACCTCGCACCGCCACGGTGCCGAGAGCGTCCACCAGTTCGAGATCATGCCGCGTCCGCCGGAGGAGCGCGCCGGTTCCACCCCGTGGCCGACCTACCCGCTGATGTACCGGGTGTCCTCGGCGCACGAGGAGGGTGGCGAGCGGGTGTTCTCCGTGAACACCGAGCGTTTCGTCGGCAAGGACGGCAAGGTCACCGGGCTCGAGGCGCACGAGGTCAAGATGGCCAACGGCCGGTTCGAGAAGGTCGAAGGCACCGACTTCACCCTCGAGGCCGACCTGGTGCTGCTGGCCATGGGCTTCGTCGGCCCGCAGAAGCCCGGCCTGCTGACCGACCTGGGTGTCGGTTACGACGGACGCGGCAACGTGCAGCGCGACAAGAACTGGGCCACCAACATCCCCGGCGTCTTCGTCGCCGGCGACATGGGCCGTGGTCAGTCGCTGATCGTGTGGGCCATCGCCGAGGGCCGCGCCGCGGCCGCCTCGGTCGACAAGTTCCTGGAAGGCGAGACCGCGCTGCCCGCGCCGATCCCGCCGACGGCTGTCGCCCAGCGCTGATCCGCTCTTCGAAGCGCCCGTGGACTCACCGGTCCACGGGCGCTTTGTCGTTGCGTCACAGTCTGTTTCGGTTTCGAGGTGGCTCTGGTAGCGTCTTCCGGTTCTGCACCGGCCCGGGGCGGGGCCGTCGAGAGGCGTGCGTAGGGGTCTGAACACGGCACGCGCACAGTGTTTTCGGTGCCGAAGCAAACGACGTGGCTGATCTCCGGTGCAGCACATAGACTTTCCGTTATCGATGTGTAACCGGTGATGACCCGAGGGGGAGAAGTGCCGTTACCGCCGGGAACGATGGCGAGTCTGCATCGCGCCGCCGAGCGCGGAGATGGCACCGCCATGCACAACCTCGCCAACATCTACTTCGATCACAGCGATTTCGACGCCGCCGAGCACTGGTTCCGCCGGGCGGCCGCCGCGGGTCACACCAGGGCGATGAACAATCTCGCGGTGCTGCTGGACAAGCTTGGTGAGTTCGACGAGGCCGAGTCCTGGTACCGGCGCGCCGCCGCGGCGGGCAACGCCAACGCCATGTACAACCTGGCCACCCTGCTCTACCAGTGCGGTGACCGGCGCGACGCCGAAACCTGGTACCACCACGCCGCTTTCGCGGGCAATGTCGACGCGATGTACAACCTGGCCCGCCTCTACGAGGATCACGACCAGCTCGACGAGGCCGAGTCCTGGTACCGCGACGCCGCCGACAACGGCGACATCGACGCCATCAACAACCTCGGCATGCTGCTGCGCCGCCGCGGCGCCCTCACCGAGGCCCGCCGCTGCTTCCGCCGCGCCGCCGACCACGGCCACCCCCGAGCCATGGCCAACCTCGCCGCCCTCCTCGACTCCCAGGGCGCCCACCGCGAAGCCGAATCCTGGTACCGCCGCGCCGCCGGCTGACCGGTGACGTCAGCTCGCCGCCAGGCGCTGGTTGGCGAGCTGATTGAGCGAGACGTTCATCTCTGCTGCCTCGCGAACAAGCCTGGCGTGCAGTTCAGCCGAGGTGCGGACGAGGAACTTACCGCTGTAGCTGCGTTCCGCCAACGGTGGCGGTACCGGTTCCTCGTTGGCTGCCAGGTCGTCGATCGTGTCGGTGACCAGCGCCCGGATGCCGACCAAGGCCTCCGTCTGATCGGTCGCGAGCCACGAGAGGGACGGAAACTCCGCACACAGGCCAACGAATTCGTCGTCTTCCGGCGACCAGAGGACGCGGTAGGCGTAGTGCCGCGGATCGTAGCGCTCGGTCACGAGACGTCCTCCTCCCTTCCTTGCCACTCGACCAGTCTGTCGATCGCATCGAGCACTTGTCTCACCTGGTAGATCTTGGCAGCTCCGTTGCTGCCTTCCTGAATATTGACACGGGGATCGCCGGGCCACGGTGTCTTGAACACCGCATGACTTGTCCCGTGCCGCCGGGGTCGGCCGAAGTGCTCGCGGCACACCAACTCGAGATCGGCGTACCGCACGTTGGTTGGTGCCTCGCGCATCTTGGCGAGAATCTTCTCGGCCTTCCCCATCGGTCAATAGTATCGCCGACGATACTATTAGTCTAGAGGGGTTGGTGGGGTCGATGCCATGGGTCTGGCGGCGGCGCGAAGACGGGTTGCCGGTTCGTAATGTTCGCGAGATGGTCGCCGATCATGAAAATGGTTGCTGAGCACGGATTATGCCGTCTTGTAGCGAATCGGGTTCTGGTTACTCAAAAGTATTGATACCGAGCGGTTTTCCAGCAAACCTCAGCAAATATTTTGGGGCGCAGCAATTTTCCGGCGTTCGAGGTGCGGGAATTTGCGGGGCGGTATAACGTCTCGGTTCGATAAACCTCTCGACGACAGGCCGGGGCGTGTGAATTCTCTCGACGGTTGCCTCAAGCGGATCATGGATATCCCGGGTGCGTGCAGCGTGACACTGGTGGACGGGGCCAGTGGGTTGGCGATCGCCGCCGCGGGGGTGCACGAGATCGTCGACGAACACGAGGACGCGGCGGGGACCACCGACGTGGTGCGCGCGGTGCTCGGCTGTTCGGCGCTGGCGAACGGCCGCGACGGCGACGACATCACCGAGATGGTCGTCTGCCGGACCGGGGGATTCCACCTGTTGCACCTGGTCGACGGTGATTTCGACGGCAGGCTGTTCGTGCACGTCGTCTTCGACGGCGACACCGCCAATCTCGGCATGGCCCGCTACCAGCTGCGCGGCGCCCTCGACGAACTGACGGGCGGCGGTCGATGAGCCTGGCGCTGGCCGAGGAACTGCACCGGCTCGAGGAAGAGGGCTCGACCGGCATCCTGCGGGCCGGCGACGGGGAATTCCATCTGGCGCGCGGCGCGATCGCCTCGGCGGGCTGCCGGCGCACGATCGGGCTCGACCGGCTCGTCGTCGAGGCCGGTGTCGCGACCGCCGAGGACTGGCGGCGCGCGGGCGCGGGCGATCCCGGCCCGTTGCTCGACCGTCCGCGCCTGGAGAGCTTCGCGCTGCTGTCGGTCTTCGACGCCGCCTACTTCCTGCTGGCCTCGCCGGGGGAAACCGAATTCCGGCCCGCGCCCGAACATTGGCTCGCCCCGGTCTGCCGGGTGGCGCCGCACACGCTGCTCCAGGAATGCGCCCGGCGCGGCGACCCGGAGTGGGGGCCGTGGCCCGCCGACCTCGTCGCGGCGGTGCCGGTGGTCCCGGCCCGCCGGGTGCGCCGTAATCGCGTGGTGCTCACCGGCGGACAGGCCGAGGTGCTCGCCGCCGCCGACGAACGCCGCAGCGTCGCCGACATCGCCCGCGACCTGGGCCGCACCACCTACGGCTGCCTGGTCGCGGTGCGCGAACTCACCAGCGCGGGCCTGATCACCGAACCCGACCGGGCGGCAGCGCAACCCGCCCCCGACGACGTGCGCCCGCCCGGCCGCCACCTCTCGCTCGCACCGGCACCGGCCGAGGACACCGGTCGCCACCGGCAGCCGATCGCGCCTGCCACCGGCGTGCCCGCGTTACCGAGGCGGATTCCGTCCGCGCTCGGCGGCGCGACGACGGCTCGTCCGTCGCAGTCGGGGACG
It encodes the following:
- a CDS encoding glutamate synthase subunit beta — translated: MADPQGFLKHTSRELPTRRPVELRLLDWKEVYEDKFSHDTLQKQASRCMDCGIPFCHNGCPLGNLIPEWNDLVYKGAWREGIDRLHATNNFPEFTGRLCPAPCEASCVLGINQQPVTIKQVEVELIENAFDEGWVTPVYPTRLTGKKVAVVGSGPAGLAAAQQLTRAGHTVTVFERDDRIGGLMRYGIPEFKMEKSVIDRRLAQMEAEGTIFKTGVNVGVDITAEQLRERFDAVVLAGGATIARDLPIPGRELDGIHQAMEFLPLANRVQLGDDITDENGLPPIHAKGKKVVIIGGGDTGADCLGTSHRHGAESVHQFEIMPRPPEERAGSTPWPTYPLMYRVSSAHEEGGERVFSVNTERFVGKDGKVTGLEAHEVKMANGRFEKVEGTDFTLEADLVLLAMGFVGPQKPGLLTDLGVGYDGRGNVQRDKNWATNIPGVFVAGDMGRGQSLIVWAIAEGRAAAASVDKFLEGETALPAPIPPTAVAQR
- a CDS encoding tetratricopeptide repeat protein — translated: MASLHRAAERGDGTAMHNLANIYFDHSDFDAAEHWFRRAAAAGHTRAMNNLAVLLDKLGEFDEAESWYRRAAAAGNANAMYNLATLLYQCGDRRDAETWYHHAAFAGNVDAMYNLARLYEDHDQLDEAESWYRDAADNGDIDAINNLGMLLRRRGALTEARRCFRRAADHGHPRAMANLAALLDSQGAHREAESWYRRAAG
- a CDS encoding type II toxin-antitoxin system HicB family antitoxin gives rise to the protein MTERYDPRHYAYRVLWSPEDDEFVGLCAEFPSLSWLATDQTEALVGIRALVTDTIDDLAANEEPVPPPLAERSYSGKFLVRTSAELHARLVREAAEMNVSLNQLANQRLAAS